The genomic window ATCACATCATCAGAAATTTCAAAATTGAAAGACAGTGACTGCACATCATCATTATCTTCCAAAGTATCGATAAACTTTAATAACGTGCGGGCCTGATCTTCATTCACATCCAGCGTGTTCTGTGCAACCCAGGTCAGCTGCGCCTCTTCAGGGGCACCAAAGGTTTCATCCAAAGCCTCTCTGGCCGCGTTGAAATCTTCAGGGGCTGTGGTGATCACATGGCTATCTTCGTCTGTTTCCACATCTTGTGCACCTGCCTCGAGCGCAGCCTCAAACATATTGTCCGCATCGCTTACGCCGGCGGTGTAGATAATCTGTCCGACCTTATCAAACATAAAGCTGACAGAGCCGGTTTCGCCCAGACTGCCGCCAAATTTACTGAATGCCGCACGCACTTCTGAGGCCGTCCGGTTACGGTTATCTGATAAGGCCTCAACAATGAAAGCTGTGCCGCCA from SAR116 cluster alpha proteobacterium HIMB100 includes these protein-coding regions:
- a CDS encoding protein of unknown function DUF28 (PFAM: Domain of unknown function DUF28~TIGRFAM: DNA-binding regulatory protein, YebC/PmpR family), with the protein product MAGHSKFKNIQHRKGAQDKKRAKIFTRLIKELAVAARGGTDPASNPRLRTALAGCRAANMPKDNIERVLKRAEGGEGEQYEEIRYEGYGVGGTAFIVEALSDNRNRTASEVRAAFSKFGGSLGETGSVSFMFDKVGQIIYTAGVSDADNMFEAALEAGAQDVETDEDSHVITTAPEDFNAAREALDETFGAPEEAQLTWVAQNTLDVNEDQARTLLKFIDTLEDNDDVQSLSFNFEISDDVMTKLDG